In Melanotaenia boesemani isolate fMelBoe1 chromosome 16, fMelBoe1.pri, whole genome shotgun sequence, the following proteins share a genomic window:
- the LOC121656082 gene encoding uncharacterized protein LOC121656082 yields MKENLKAAMHDVEFIGTTTDCWTANRKGFIGVTAHRIHPTSLQRCSAALACKQLKGPHNFTALADALTKIHTEFNIRDKIVRTTTDSGSSFLKAFRVYGVDDENNNAEPFGAEPDESGEEDGEEITMEAVEAGPLLEQDDGLEYQLPKHHRCACHLLNLVATVDVQAVNEDRIYIKLSRSSFVKCQALWNKSSRSTSATEIIEEHCKLQLLRPCETRWNSLFYAVERIVRIVKEQGDAAIAAICSTLKIPMFSPAEIAFLTEYAKTMSPVAKAVDVLQGEANVQMGWLVPSITLLKSKLQNLHTTSKYCGPLVDALQAGLERRFGETLADPELIAAAILVPKFRTRWTTDEGIIKCGLDYIKTHLKEQSSAAQSGDSLSSAEEEDFFLSIKQTDQRDGNTKQLESYLASPTDTMDILKTFPTVCHLSLKLNTPLPASAACERLFSTAGMIFRPKRAKLLSENLENLLLMKLNKRFC; encoded by the exons ATGAAAGAGAATCTCAAGGCGGCGATGCATGATGTGGAGTTCATAGGGACCACCACTGACTGCTGGACAGCAAACAGAAAGGGCTTCATCGGTGTCACAGCCCACCGGATACATCCTACAAGTCTGCAGCGGTGCTCTGCTGCATTAGCATGCAAGCAGCTGAAAGGACCACACAACTTCACTGCACTTGCAGATGCTCTGACTAAGATCCATACAG AGTTCAACATCAGAGACAAGATTGTGCGTACAACGACAGATAGTGGGTCCAGTTTTCTGAAAGCCTTCAGAGTGTACGGTGTCGATGATGAAAACAACAATGCAGAACCATTCGGGGCAGAGCCAGATGAATCAG gaGAGGAGGATGGTGAAGAGATCACGATGGAGGCTGTTGAAGCCGGCCCCTTGCTGGAGCAGGATGATGGCCTGGAATACCAACTGCCAAAGCACCATCGCTGTGCCTGTCATCTTCTGAACCTG GTGGCAACAGTTGATGTCCAAGCAGTGAATGAAGACCGGATCTACATAAAGCTCTCTCGCTCATCGTTTGTAAAGTGCCAGGCTCTCTGGAACAAGAGCAGCAGATCCACCTCAGCTACAGAGATAATTGAAGAACACTGCAAACTCCAGCTCCTGAGGCCTTGTGAAACAAG GTGGAATTCTCTCTTCTATGCTGTTGAGAGGATTGTACGGATTGTGAAAGAACAAGGAGACGCAGCCATTGCAGCGATCTGCAGCACGCTGAAGATTCCGAT GTTCAGTCCTGCCGAGATTGCTTTTCTCACAGAATATGCAAAGACCATGAGCCCAGTTGCAAAAGCAGTTGATGTTCTTCAGGGTGAGGCAAACGTGCAGATGGGGTGGCTTGTACCCTCCATCACACTGCTCAAGTCCAAGCTCCAGAACCTTCATACCACCTCCAAGTACTGTGGGCCATTGGTGGATGCTCTTCAAGCAGGGCTTGAACGTCGCTTTGGAGAGACGCTTGCTGATCCAGAGCTGATTGCTGCTGCCATTCTTGTCCCCAAGTTCAGGACACGCTGGACTACTGATGAAGGCATCATTAAATGTG GCCTTGACtacatcaaaacccacctgaaggaGCAGAGTAGTGCAGCACAGTCAGGTGACTCTCTGTCGTCAGCAGAAGAGGAGGACTTCTTTTTGTCAATCAAGCAGACAGATCAACGGGACGGTAACACCAAACAACTAGAGTCCTACCTGGCCAGTCCAACTGATACCATGGACATCCTAAAAACATTTCCAACTGTGTGCCACCTGTCTCTTAAGCTCAACACACCACTACCTGCCTCAGCTGCCTGTGAGAGGCTTTTTAGCACAGCAGGAATGATTTTTAGACCCAAGAGGGCTAAGCTGCTTTCTGAGAACTTGGAAAACCTGCTTCTCATGAAGCTCAACAAAAGGTTTTGTTAA